One Bacillus sp. 1780r2a1 DNA segment encodes these proteins:
- a CDS encoding metal ABC transporter ATP-binding protein has translation MTDAIVVKDLFVSYQGNQVVKDVSFTIEKGLLVGIIGPNGAGKSTLMKAILDLIPNDKGHIKILEEDIRSARKRIAYVPQRSTIDWDFPITVLDVVLIGTYPSLGVMKRPKKEQKSWALQCLHKVGMEEFKNRQIGELSGGQQQRVFLARALAQKAEVLFLDEPFVGIDVTSEETIINILRELRQQGKTTVVVHHDLSKAESYFDKLLLLNKELIHYGEVNSVLEPAVMVKAYVNQELFFNPQTEVHSS, from the coding sequence ATGACTGATGCAATCGTTGTAAAGGACTTGTTTGTATCGTATCAAGGTAATCAAGTAGTTAAGGACGTTTCGTTCACCATTGAAAAAGGGCTTCTTGTTGGAATCATTGGTCCAAATGGAGCTGGAAAATCAACGTTAATGAAAGCTATTCTGGATTTAATTCCAAATGATAAAGGACATATTAAAATCCTAGAAGAGGATATCCGAAGCGCTAGGAAGCGAATTGCCTATGTGCCCCAGAGAAGTACAATTGACTGGGATTTTCCAATTACTGTTTTAGATGTTGTATTAATTGGAACGTATCCATCCTTAGGAGTAATGAAAAGACCTAAGAAAGAGCAGAAGAGCTGGGCGTTGCAGTGTTTGCACAAAGTGGGAATGGAAGAATTTAAAAACCGTCAGATTGGCGAATTGTCAGGTGGTCAACAGCAACGCGTATTCTTAGCAAGAGCGCTTGCTCAAAAAGCAGAGGTACTTTTCTTAGACGAACCATTTGTTGGAATAGACGTAACGAGTGAAGAAACCATTATTAATATTCTAAGAGAGTTGCGTCAACAAGGAAAAACAACGGTCGTTGTACATCATGATTTGAGTAAAGCAGAGTCTTACTTTGATAAATTGCTTCTTTTAAATAAAGAGTTGATTCATTATGGAGAAGTAAATAGCGTACTGGAACCAGCTGTGATGGTAAAAGCCTACGTCAATCAAGAACTATTCTTTAATCCCCAAACGGAGGTGCATTCATCATGA
- a CDS encoding metal ABC transporter permease, whose translation MKVVEFMNALMQYSFLQKALLTSVMVGIICGVIGCFIVLRGMALMGDAISHAVLPGVAISYMLGINYFIGAVLTGVITALGIGFVSQNSRIKHDMAIGIMFTSVFAIGIILITFMKSSSDLYHILFGNVLSVRSSDMWTTLIIGFVIIGLVYLFYKELLVSTFDPTMAQSYGLPNKWIHYGLMVLLTMVTVASLQTVGIILVVAMLITPAATAYLLTNRLWVMIHLAAGIGALSSIIGLYFSFSYNLASGATIVIVATLLFALAFFFSPSQGLFWRTLKIRKNRAKLS comes from the coding sequence ATGAAAGTTGTGGAGTTTATGAATGCCTTAATGCAATATAGCTTTCTACAAAAAGCTTTGTTAACGTCCGTTATGGTGGGAATCATTTGCGGAGTGATTGGCTGTTTTATTGTTTTAAGAGGAATGGCCCTGATGGGAGACGCGATTTCACACGCGGTTCTTCCGGGAGTTGCGATTTCCTATATGCTTGGCATCAATTATTTTATCGGTGCAGTTTTAACAGGCGTTATCACTGCTCTTGGAATAGGGTTTGTTAGCCAAAATAGTCGTATTAAACACGATATGGCAATTGGAATTATGTTTACATCCGTATTTGCTATAGGAATTATTTTAATTACCTTTATGAAGAGCAGTTCTGACCTTTATCACATTTTATTTGGAAACGTGCTTTCTGTACGTTCTTCTGATATGTGGACTACACTCATTATCGGTTTCGTTATTATCGGGCTTGTGTATTTATTTTATAAAGAGCTTTTGGTATCAACGTTTGATCCAACCATGGCACAAAGCTACGGCTTGCCAAATAAATGGATTCATTACGGACTCATGGTTCTTTTAACGATGGTGACAGTTGCCTCGCTTCAAACTGTCGGAATTATTCTCGTAGTTGCCATGCTAATAACGCCTGCTGCGACAGCCTACCTATTAACAAACAGGTTATGGGTCATGATTCACTTAGCTGCTGGTATCGGAGCGCTTTCTTCTATAATAGGGTTATATTTTAGCTTCTCATACAATCTTGCTTCAGGAGCGACCATCGTTATTGTTGCGACACTCCTATTTGCACTAGCATTTTTCTTTTCACCTTCACAAGGATTATTTTGGAGAACGCTAAAAATTCGTAAAAATAGAGCTAAGCTTTCATAA
- a CDS encoding metal ABC transporter substrate-binding protein, with the protein MKSKIWLLSAISLLIFALAACSSSTNGNEANSEKLKVVTTYSIIYDIVNQIGGEKVEIHSLVPIGKNPHEYDPLPKDVMEMTDADAVFYNGLNLEEGGAWFNKLLTTADKSGENAPVYRVSEGVEPIYLETKGLEKEPDPHAWMNIENGILYAENVKKALVKEDPDNKEYYERNAKEYIAELQKLHDDTVKKIQQLPEEKRFLISSEGAFKYFGDAYGIKTGYIWEINSESQGTPDQIRDVVSLIETNKIPALFVETSVDKRSMETVSKETQVPIAGTIFTDSLGKKGEDGDTYLKMMQWNTDTIIKGLQK; encoded by the coding sequence ATGAAGTCGAAAATTTGGTTACTGTCGGCAATTAGTCTACTGATTTTTGCACTAGCTGCGTGTTCCAGCAGCACCAATGGAAACGAAGCGAATAGTGAAAAGTTGAAAGTTGTTACGACCTATTCCATTATCTATGATATTGTTAATCAAATCGGGGGGGAAAAGGTTGAGATTCATAGTTTGGTTCCAATTGGAAAGAACCCTCATGAATACGATCCGCTACCAAAAGACGTAATGGAAATGACGGATGCAGACGCTGTGTTTTATAATGGGTTGAATCTAGAAGAAGGTGGAGCTTGGTTTAACAAGTTATTGACAACAGCAGATAAATCAGGTGAGAATGCGCCTGTTTACCGGGTGAGTGAAGGGGTAGAGCCTATTTATCTAGAAACAAAAGGATTAGAAAAAGAGCCTGATCCACACGCATGGATGAACATTGAAAATGGCATCCTATACGCTGAAAATGTAAAGAAAGCACTTGTTAAAGAGGATCCTGATAACAAAGAGTATTATGAGAGAAATGCTAAAGAGTATATAGCAGAGCTTCAAAAACTACACGATGATACGGTAAAAAAAATCCAACAGCTTCCTGAAGAAAAGCGCTTCTTAATTTCGAGTGAAGGAGCTTTTAAATACTTTGGAGATGCATACGGAATAAAGACGGGTTATATCTGGGAAATCAATTCCGAAAGCCAAGGTACGCCTGATCAAATTCGAGACGTGGTAAGTTTAATTGAAACAAATAAAATTCCAGCATTGTTTGTAGAAACAAGCGTAGATAAACGCAGTATGGAAACTGTATCAAAAGAAACGCAGGTACCGATTGCAGGTACAATCTTCACGGACTCACTTGGAAAGAAGGGAGAAGACGGAGATACGTATTTAAAAATGATGCAGTGGAATACGGATACGATTATTAAGGGGTTGCAAAAATAA
- a CDS encoding restriction endonuclease, which produces MRKRKSNVKVKSSEIILLILFKGIFLVGYVLYWIAFFIDYFIAVSKGWNYLQWGYGVALFIAFLYSLYNYRSLKQKMRSHNQMLIEKQREEKKLQELKKLADLDKLKAMHPREFEFYIADLFSTKGYEAIVTSASGDGGKDIVLTREGKTSVVECKRYAHKKIGRPDIQKFHSALIDSQAIEGFFVTTSCFAKTSIQYVQDKPIQLIDGEALINLIHDIKNSPTFE; this is translated from the coding sequence GTGAGAAAAAGAAAAAGTAACGTGAAAGTAAAAAGTAGTGAAATTATATTACTTATACTCTTTAAGGGTATCTTTTTAGTAGGCTATGTTTTATATTGGATTGCTTTTTTTATCGATTATTTTATAGCTGTATCTAAAGGCTGGAACTATCTTCAATGGGGATATGGAGTCGCTCTCTTTATAGCTTTTCTTTACTCTCTTTATAATTACCGCTCATTAAAACAAAAAATGCGCTCGCATAACCAAATGTTAATTGAGAAACAACGCGAAGAAAAGAAATTACAAGAATTAAAAAAGTTAGCCGACCTGGATAAGTTAAAAGCTATGCATCCTAGAGAATTTGAGTTTTACATAGCTGATTTATTTTCGACTAAAGGATACGAAGCCATTGTAACATCAGCAAGCGGAGATGGTGGCAAAGATATTGTTTTAACAAGAGAAGGAAAAACTTCAGTAGTAGAATGCAAAAGGTATGCTCATAAAAAAATTGGACGTCCGGATATACAGAAATTTCACAGTGCGCTAATTGATTCTCAAGCCATTGAAGGCTTTTTTGTCACTACTAGCTGTTTTGCTAAAACATCTATACAATATGTACAAGACAAACCTATTCAGCTAATTGATGGTGAAGCGTTAATTAATCTAATACATGATATAAAGAATTCACCGACTTTTGAATAA
- a CDS encoding formate/nitrite transporter family protein: protein MFKDSLESMAEAARQKTDHLNKQLPSYLLLAILAGAYVGIGVVLALSVGAPLAQMSLPVVSLVMGLSFAVALLLVTFAGAELFTGNHMFYTISTLSGVTTWRDTLKNWAWCFVGNLLGAFILCLLIVGTGLFKGIDEGHLMMTIASKKMNLPMSELFFRGILCNWLVCLAIWTASRTKNDAAKMMLIFWMLFAFVASGYEHSVANMTFLGLALLHPNPESVSLAGMVHNLIPVTLGNIVGGALFVGSAYWFVQKKKAEQTQEVQKVSTALKEEELSK from the coding sequence TTGTTTAAAGATTCACTTGAGTCGATGGCGGAAGCAGCTCGCCAGAAAACAGATCACCTTAACAAACAGCTGCCGAGCTATTTACTGTTGGCAATTCTAGCGGGGGCTTATGTAGGAATTGGCGTTGTACTGGCCTTGTCAGTGGGAGCTCCGCTTGCACAAATGTCGCTGCCGGTTGTATCGCTAGTTATGGGCTTATCATTTGCGGTAGCGTTATTGCTTGTGACGTTCGCTGGAGCAGAGTTGTTTACGGGGAATCATATGTTTTACACAATTAGCACGTTGTCCGGAGTGACGACGTGGAGAGATACGCTGAAAAACTGGGCGTGGTGTTTTGTTGGGAATTTACTTGGTGCTTTCATCCTTTGCTTGTTAATAGTAGGAACAGGGTTATTTAAAGGAATTGATGAGGGGCATTTGATGATGACAATTGCTTCGAAAAAAATGAATTTGCCGATGAGCGAGCTGTTTTTTCGAGGGATTCTATGTAACTGGCTTGTGTGCTTAGCGATTTGGACAGCTTCTCGAACGAAAAATGACGCTGCTAAAATGATGCTGATTTTTTGGATGTTGTTTGCGTTTGTGGCCTCTGGATATGAGCATAGCGTAGCGAACATGACGTTTTTAGGCTTAGCTTTATTGCATCCTAACCCTGAGTCAGTGTCTTTAGCTGGCATGGTTCATAACCTAATTCCCGTTACTCTAGGAAACATTGTAGGAGGCGCTTTGTTTGTTGGAAGCGCGTATTGGTTTGTACAGAAAAAGAAAGCAGAACAAACACAAGAGGTGCAAAAGGTTTCAACTGCATTAAAAGAAGAGGAATTATCAAAATAG
- a CDS encoding QueT transporter family protein has product MKVRTLAVNGIIAAMYIAVTMFIQPFGFTNIQFRIAEMFNHLIIFNKKYLYGIVLGVFLANLFFSPMVAYDLVFGVGQSLISLLLMIFAMKFAKGTVARMIINTLIFTFTMFIIAFELHLALGFPFLLTWLTTAIGEFVVMLVGIPVMLAIHKRVNFTKLID; this is encoded by the coding sequence ATGAAAGTAAGAACACTTGCAGTCAACGGCATTATTGCAGCCATGTATATTGCGGTAACGATGTTTATTCAGCCGTTTGGCTTTACAAATATTCAATTCCGTATTGCGGAAATGTTTAATCATTTGATCATTTTTAATAAGAAGTATTTATATGGAATTGTCCTAGGCGTATTTTTAGCCAACCTATTCTTCTCACCAATGGTAGCGTATGATTTAGTATTTGGGGTAGGACAATCACTTATCTCGTTATTACTAATGATCTTTGCGATGAAGTTTGCGAAGGGTACAGTTGCTCGTATGATTATAAATACGCTCATCTTTACGTTTACCATGTTTATCATTGCGTTTGAGCTTCATTTAGCACTAGGGTTCCCGTTTTTATTAACATGGTTAACAACTGCAATCGGTGAGTTTGTAGTCATGCTTGTTGGAATTCCAGTAATGCTAGCAATTCATAAACGCGTGAACTTTACAAAGTTAATCGATTAA
- a CDS encoding PAS domain-containing protein yields the protein MLANDDHKVEELAFIKKALDFTRAGLILTNPALPDNPIVYANQGFLDMTGYTKEEIVGQNCRFLQGEKTNRDTVQQIRDAIREEKSVNVQILNYTKENQPFWNDLFIDPTWIDDELYFIGVQKDITEKKKQEEVIYDYYEKMQEMSAPIVPVKDGVSVLPIVGVLNEQRYHMIASKVSTYIDESKDDHFIIDFSGLLEMDEDVVAYIYNLHDLIKITGTEVIVTGITPSVAKKMRDLQVNFTILKTYTHVKAALKVLGYAE from the coding sequence TTGCTTGCAAATGATGATCATAAGGTAGAAGAACTAGCATTTATTAAAAAAGCCCTGGACTTTACAAGAGCTGGATTAATTTTAACTAACCCTGCTTTACCCGATAATCCGATTGTTTATGCGAACCAAGGTTTTCTGGATATGACCGGATACACAAAAGAAGAGATCGTAGGACAGAACTGCCGCTTTTTACAAGGCGAAAAGACCAATCGAGATACGGTACAACAAATTCGAGATGCTATCCGTGAAGAAAAGTCAGTCAATGTACAAATTCTAAACTATACAAAAGAAAACCAACCTTTTTGGAACGACTTATTTATTGATCCAACATGGATTGATGATGAGCTTTATTTTATCGGGGTTCAAAAAGATATTACGGAAAAAAAGAAGCAGGAAGAAGTAATTTATGATTACTACGAAAAGATGCAGGAGATGTCAGCGCCGATTGTTCCAGTAAAAGACGGGGTTTCTGTTCTACCGATTGTTGGTGTTTTGAATGAACAGCGATATCATATGATTGCATCCAAAGTATCAACATACATTGATGAAAGTAAAGATGATCATTTTATTATCGATTTCTCGGGTTTATTAGAAATGGATGAAGATGTGGTAGCCTATATTTATAACCTGCATGATTTAATTAAGATTACTGGAACGGAGGTTATTGTAACGGGTATTACGCCTTCTGTAGCGAAAAAAATGAGAGACCTCCAAGTAAACTTTACAATCTTAAAAACCTATACGCATGTCAAGGCCGCTTTAAAAGTACTTGGATATGCAGAATAA
- a CDS encoding GntR family transcriptional regulator: MKRELIKPIKRLSLREEIYQTLKQGIITLEFPPDQRLNDKELAEKFSVSRTPVREALKRLEDEGLVESIPGSITKVSSLNPEEAKHAFTVVAVLHALATKLAVPHLTEEDFKALARHNAELESAVEQNNIIGAIEADQAFHRVFLEVAANPEIVLALERSESKIYRLEVAKFSSEQGFKSVNEHQKIIEVCQSEETIQAAGLVEKNWLSLGELLV, from the coding sequence ATGAAAAGAGAATTGATTAAACCCATTAAACGTTTATCACTGCGAGAAGAAATTTATCAAACTTTAAAACAAGGAATTATTACGTTAGAGTTTCCACCGGACCAACGCTTGAATGATAAGGAGCTAGCTGAAAAATTTAGCGTCAGCAGAACGCCGGTACGAGAAGCGTTAAAACGCTTGGAAGATGAAGGGCTTGTTGAATCGATTCCAGGCTCTATTACCAAAGTGTCTTCGCTAAATCCTGAAGAAGCAAAGCATGCGTTTACCGTTGTTGCGGTCCTTCACGCATTGGCAACTAAGCTTGCCGTTCCGCATCTGACAGAAGAAGATTTCAAAGCATTGGCTCGTCATAATGCGGAACTTGAGAGTGCGGTCGAACAAAACAATATCATTGGTGCAATTGAAGCGGATCAAGCTTTTCACCGCGTATTCTTGGAAGTTGCTGCTAACCCTGAAATTGTGTTAGCGTTAGAGCGAAGTGAGTCAAAAATTTACCGGTTGGAAGTGGCGAAATTTTCTTCAGAACAAGGATTTAAATCTGTAAATGAGCATCAAAAAATCATTGAAGTCTGTCAAAGCGAGGAGACAATACAAGCAGCGGGCCTTGTTGAGAAAAACTGGCTAAGTCTTGGAGAACTATTGGTGTAA
- a CDS encoding multidrug resistance efflux transporter family protein: MKPIILGVCSAFFFAFTFVLNRMMEVEGGSWIWSASLRFFFMVPLLLIIVIARKKLNATFAEMKKAPMQWVMWSTIGFGLFYAPLCYASAYGPSWLIAGTWQITIISGSLLAPLFYETIQTSKGPIQVKGKIPFKSLAMSLIILLGVAVMQIEHATTLSLMSVLLCTLPILVASFAYPLGNRKMMVVVSNRLDAYQRVLGMTIASLPFWIILAIYGLFTAGPPSASQVIQSGWVALFSGVIATVLFFAATNMVTGDMKKLGAVEATQSLEVLFALLGEMILLGMPLPTYVSCIGIILVIAGMALNSYVSSRKGNRETKPEMKQATNL; this comes from the coding sequence TTGAAACCAATTATATTAGGCGTGTGCTCGGCGTTTTTCTTTGCGTTTACATTTGTTTTAAATCGTATGATGGAAGTTGAAGGTGGAAGCTGGATTTGGAGTGCTTCCTTACGCTTTTTCTTTATGGTTCCACTACTGTTAATCATCGTCATCGCTAGGAAAAAGCTGAACGCTACGTTTGCGGAAATGAAGAAAGCACCGATGCAGTGGGTGATGTGGAGCACCATTGGCTTTGGATTATTCTACGCGCCGCTTTGTTATGCGAGTGCGTATGGCCCGAGCTGGTTAATTGCGGGAACGTGGCAAATTACGATTATCTCAGGTTCGCTTTTAGCTCCTTTATTTTATGAAACAATCCAAACGAGTAAGGGACCTATTCAAGTAAAAGGAAAAATACCTTTTAAGAGCTTAGCGATGTCGCTTATTATTTTACTCGGCGTAGCGGTTATGCAAATTGAACACGCAACAACGCTATCGCTTATGAGCGTATTGCTTTGCACATTGCCAATTTTAGTTGCTTCGTTTGCTTATCCGCTTGGCAATCGTAAGATGATGGTGGTTGTATCCAATCGTTTAGATGCTTATCAGCGCGTGCTCGGAATGACCATTGCCAGCTTGCCGTTTTGGATTATCTTAGCCATTTATGGTTTATTTACTGCTGGCCCACCTAGCGCTTCACAGGTCATTCAATCGGGCTGGGTTGCCTTGTTTTCAGGCGTTATTGCGACGGTCTTATTCTTTGCAGCAACTAATATGGTTACAGGTGATATGAAAAAGCTCGGAGCAGTGGAAGCTACTCAGTCGCTTGAAGTATTGTTTGCGTTACTTGGTGAAATGATTCTGCTTGGCATGCCGCTACCTACATACGTTTCGTGTATTGGAATTATACTTGTTATTGCTGGTATGGCGTTAAATAGCTACGTATCAAGCAGGAAAGGGAATAGGGAAACCAAACCAGAAATGAAGCAAGCAACAAATCTGTAA
- the ssuE gene encoding NADPH-dependent FMN reductase — MSSIVIISGSPTKPSRSEAIASYLKKYFESKQHQVETINVRDLPAEDLLHANFNSVDIKYRLSQIKQAQAVIVVSPVYKASYTGILKSFLDLIPEKGLADKIVLPVATGGSFAHLLSLEYTFKPLFSILGSQQINSGVYLVDSQISYQHLELTFLDDEIKRRVDTALQQLSNQLIENESGRKQF, encoded by the coding sequence ATGTCGAGCATAGTGATTATTTCAGGAAGTCCCACTAAGCCCTCTAGGAGTGAGGCAATAGCTTCATATTTAAAGAAATATTTTGAAAGCAAACAACACCAGGTAGAAACGATAAATGTTCGTGACCTTCCCGCAGAAGACTTGCTACATGCTAATTTTAACAGCGTAGACATAAAGTATCGTTTGTCACAAATCAAACAAGCTCAAGCTGTAATAGTCGTTAGTCCCGTGTATAAAGCTAGCTACACTGGCATTTTAAAATCCTTCTTAGATTTAATTCCTGAAAAAGGGTTAGCTGATAAGATTGTATTACCAGTCGCAACGGGTGGTTCGTTTGCACATTTATTGTCATTGGAATATACTTTTAAGCCTCTTTTCTCAATATTAGGTAGTCAACAAATTAATAGTGGGGTTTATTTGGTTGATTCCCAAATTAGCTATCAGCATCTTGAGCTTACTTTTCTTGATGACGAAATTAAAAGACGAGTAGATACAGCTTTACAGCAACTTTCAAATCAGCTAATCGAAAACGAGTCAGGTAGGAAGCAATTTTAA
- a CDS encoding homocysteine synthase translates to MTKKRELKPETVAIHGGQEVDPTTLSRAVPIYQTSSYVFHDSEHAASLFSLQSEGNIYSRIMNPTTDVFEKRIALLEKGTGALAVASGQSAITFSILNIASAGDEIVSSSSIYGGTYNLFAHTLGKLGIKVHFVDASDVRNFEHAITDKTKAIFAETIGNPKGNILDIEAVADVAHRHDIPLIVDNTFPTPYLLRPIEHGADIVVHSATKFIGGHGSSIGGVIVDSGKFDWKKSGKFKGLTTPDPSYHGVVYTDAVGENAYIIKARVQLLRDVGAALSPFNSFLFLQGLETLHLRMERHSQNALAVAQFLEQHEAVKSVSYPGLESHSSYVLAKKYLPQGQGAIMTFEIKGGIKAGQKLIDSVQLFSHLANVGDSKSLIIHPASTTHQQLAPEEQIASGVTPGLIRLSIGTEAIEDIIDDLKQAISLSQE, encoded by the coding sequence ATGACGAAAAAAAGAGAGTTGAAGCCTGAAACAGTAGCTATTCATGGAGGACAGGAAGTTGATCCGACGACGTTGTCAAGAGCAGTTCCAATTTATCAAACGTCCTCGTATGTGTTCCATGATAGTGAACATGCGGCTAGTTTGTTCAGCTTGCAGAGTGAAGGGAATATTTATAGCCGCATTATGAATCCTACTACGGATGTGTTCGAAAAGCGAATAGCTCTACTCGAAAAAGGAACAGGAGCGCTCGCGGTAGCATCTGGCCAGTCGGCTATTACGTTTTCAATCTTAAACATTGCGTCAGCTGGCGATGAAATCGTGTCGTCATCCAGTATTTATGGAGGAACGTACAATTTATTCGCCCATACGTTAGGGAAGCTTGGCATTAAGGTGCATTTTGTGGATGCTAGTGATGTCCGTAATTTTGAACATGCGATTACGGATAAAACAAAAGCTATTTTCGCTGAAACAATCGGTAACCCTAAAGGGAATATTCTTGATATTGAAGCAGTGGCAGACGTGGCTCATCGTCATGATATTCCTTTAATCGTAGACAACACGTTTCCAACACCGTACTTACTTCGTCCCATTGAACACGGAGCAGATATTGTGGTTCACTCCGCCACGAAGTTTATAGGCGGGCACGGTAGTTCAATCGGTGGTGTCATTGTGGACAGCGGTAAGTTTGATTGGAAAAAAAGCGGGAAGTTTAAAGGTTTAACGACACCAGACCCAAGCTATCACGGAGTGGTTTACACGGACGCAGTTGGAGAAAATGCTTATATTATAAAAGCACGCGTTCAATTACTGAGAGATGTAGGAGCAGCCCTATCACCATTTAACTCTTTTTTATTTTTACAAGGGCTTGAAACCTTACATTTACGAATGGAACGTCATAGCCAAAATGCACTGGCTGTAGCTCAATTTCTCGAGCAGCATGAAGCGGTTAAATCAGTAAGTTACCCGGGTTTAGAAAGTCACTCATCTTATGTACTAGCTAAAAAATATTTGCCACAAGGCCAAGGCGCCATTATGACGTTTGAAATTAAAGGAGGAATTAAAGCAGGTCAAAAGCTTATTGATTCTGTTCAGCTATTTTCTCATTTAGCGAACGTCGGAGACTCCAAATCACTAATTATTCATCCAGCGAGTACGACACATCAACAGTTGGCTCCTGAAGAACAGATAGCAAGCGGAGTCACGCCGGGGTTGATTCGTTTATCAATTGGAACAGAAGCAATTGAAGATATTATTGATGACCTTAAGCAAGCTATAAGTTTAAGCCAAGAATAA
- a CDS encoding transcriptional repressor, whose amino-acid sequence MMQEEYITFLKRNGYHITSQRRVLLSFFCSRQNAELSAQQVIDHLKNTNKKISFDTVYKNLSLFVELGFLNCREDETTKTFSLNVVDSPVHY is encoded by the coding sequence ATGATGCAAGAAGAATATATCACTTTTTTAAAAAGAAATGGCTATCATATTACTAGCCAACGTCGCGTATTGCTATCCTTTTTCTGTAGTCGCCAAAATGCCGAGCTGTCTGCTCAGCAAGTAATTGATCACTTGAAGAATACAAATAAAAAAATCAGCTTCGATACGGTTTATAAAAACTTATCTTTATTTGTAGAGCTAGGATTCTTAAATTGTAGAGAAGATGAAACAACAAAGACATTTTCATTGAATGTAGTTGATTCTCCCGTCCACTACTGA